A stretch of the Papaver somniferum cultivar HN1 chromosome 6, ASM357369v1, whole genome shotgun sequence genome encodes the following:
- the LOC113289641 gene encoding protein S-acyltransferase 21-like — protein MARRHGWQLPAHTFQVVAITVFSLLSVAFFAFFAPFLGNDIYEYVAMGVYSFLALSVFVLYVRCTAIDPADPGILIAGDERSAYGSQHTNELPGNASSTGEPGKIGLKNGERSTRHDSSFCSTLGGVFCGCMVNEDCRNDEEYMQQQAGEEDALFCTLCNAEVRKFSKHCRSCDKCVDGFDHHCRWLNNCVGRKNYVTFVSLMAFSLLWLAVECGVGIAVLVLCFVDKKGTANRIEERLGVGFSRPILASLVAICTAVSLLATVPLGELFFFHMILIRKGITTYEYVVAMRTQSEPPGPSVDGGMEQQSLPSSPTSSAVTAISGRSSLGMGLQYKGAWCTPPRIFMDHQDEIIPHLGPGRVPSTVDPDVELSNKEKGLPRQPVRISAWKLAKLDSNEAIKAAAKARASSSVLRPINSRHHPYDAGHLSSGSASVRSSPMNNTDHGFNTREAGSGIVGLSRKSSYPPSRASVEDLDTCANSVSSFNSPHRTNMLTPMEQRVPHDRAQFNPMYQSSADQSPWSAKASEGGTDIIPRETVEMNPIKKNNVGVGENTRNSVFWDQEAGRFMSTASKNTGTSSASQVAGAELLYTGQSIFFGGPLVNEGLTRGPRHGVGLSGASGSERGSTSSHYQQQGRSERGGQLPVFVPTDSHTNQLSTSRLP, from the exons ATGGCTAGACGCCATGGTTGGCAACTTCCTGCTCATACTTTTCAG GTTGTGGCCATAACTGTTTTTTCATTGCTATCTGTTGCATTCTTTGCTTTTTTTGCTCCATTCCTTGGAAATGACATCTATGAATATGTGGCAATGGGTGTTTATTCTTTCTTG GCGCTTTCCGTATTTGTTCTTTATGTTAGATGTACAGCAATTGACCCTGCTGATCCTGGAATTCTTATTGCGGGTGATGAGAGATCAGCATATGGGTCACAGCATACCAATGAATTGCCAG GTAATGCATCTTCAACTGGAGAGCCTGGCAAGATAGGATTGAAGAACGGAGAAAGATCAACTCGGCATGATTCTAGTTTCTGTTCAACACTTGGAGGTGTCTTTTGCGGCTGTATGGTGAATGAAGACTGCCGCAACGATGAGGAATATATGCAGCAACAAGCTGGTGAAGAAGATGCCTTATTTTGCACATTGTGTAATGCTGAG GTGCGGAAGTTCAGCAAACATTGCAGAAGTTGTGATAAATGTGTTGATGGATTTGACCATCATTGTCGG TGGCTAAACAATTGTGTGGGGAGGAAAAACTATGTCACGTTTGTCTCTCTCATGGCATTCAGTCTTCTATGG CTCGCTGTTGAATGTGGGGTTGGTATTGCTGTCCTGGTCCTGTGTTTTGTTGATAAAAAGGGTACAGCAAATCGAATAGAAGAGAGGCTTGGAGTTGGTTTCTCCCGACCGATATTGGCATCTTTGGTT GCCATATGTACAGCTGTTTCTCTTTTGGCTACTGTGCCTTTAGGAGAACTATTCTTTTTCCACATGATTTTGATACGAAAG GGAATTACCACCTATGAATATGTGGTGGCCATGAGGACACAAAGTGAACCTCCGGGGCCATCTGTTGATGGGGGAATGGAGCAGCAAAGTCTACCCTCTTCACCAACCAGCTCAGCAGTAACTGCTATAAGCGGAAGAAGCTCTCTTGGGATGGGCTTACAATACAAAGGTGCTTGGTGCACACCCCCTAGAATATTCATGGACCATCAG GACGAAATAATTCCACATCTGGGACCTGGACGTGTCCCATCAACAGTAGATCCAGATGTTGAGTTATCCAACAAGGAAAAAGGCTTACCCCGGCAACCAGTTCGTATCAGTGCCtggaagctagcaaagttggattcAAACGAAGCAATAAAAGCAGCTGCAAAGGCTAGAGCATCATCATCTGTATTACGACCTATAAATTCGCGTCATCACCCATACGATGCAGGTCATTTATCAAGTGGTAGCGCTAGCGTTAGAAGCAGCCCTATGAACAACACGGATCATGGTTTCAATACCAGAGAGGCTGGATCTGGGATTGTAGGGCTATCTCGTAAGAGTTCTTACCCACCTAGTCGTGCCAGTGTAGAGGATCTTGACACTTGTGCTAATAGCGTTAGTAGCTTTAACAGTCCTCACCGCACTAACATGCTTACTCCAATGGAACAAAGAGTTCCTCATGATAGAGCACAGTTCAATCCAATGTATCAATCTTCGGCTGATCAATCTCCATGGTCGGCAAAAGCCAGTGAAGGAGGGACAGATATCATCCCACGTGAAACTGTAGAAATGAACCCAATTAAGAAAAACAATGTGGGTGTTGGAGAGAACACGAGAAACTCAGtgttttgggatcaagaagctggACGATTTATGTCAACAGCTTCTAAAAATACAGGGACTTCCTCTGCTTCTCAAGTTGCTGGAGCAGAGTTACTTTACACGGGTCAGTCTATATTCTTTGGTGGTCCTCTTGTCAATGAAGGGTTAACGAGGGGTCCTAGACATGGTGTTGGTTTGTCAGGGGCCAGTGGTTCGGAAAGAGGCTCAACTTCAAGCCACTATCAACAGCAAGGTAGATCAGAGAGAGGAGGTCAGCTTCCTGTGTTTGTTCCCACTGATTCTCATACAAACCAGCTATCAACCTCTAGACTGCCTTAA